The DNA sequence CCACGATCACCTCGTCCACCCAGTCTTTCGCGATCCGAAAAGTCTCGGCTCCGACCTGCTTCACGGCCACGCCGTCAGCAAAGATGCCCACTCGGTCGAGCATCACGCGCTCGCCCGCTCGGAGGGACAGGAACATCGCGTCCGAGTCTTCCGGCTCAACCCCAATGACCTTGATTCCAGGCCTCAACTGCTTGAGCGCGAGGGCAATCCCCGAGATCAGTCCGCCACCGCCAATGGCGACAAAGACGGCCTCGCAATCCTTGGGAAGCTGTTCGTCGAGTTCCAATCCGATCGTCCCCTGGCCCGCGATCACGTCGGGGTCGTCGTAAGGGTGGACAAAAACAAAGTTATGCTCGGATTCCAGTTCGCGAGCGTGGGCATAGGCGTCATCGTAGGTGTCGCCATGCTTCACCAGCGTCGCCCCCAGCGCCTCGATGGCTCGGGTCTTCACCTCGGGCGTGGTGACCGGCACCACGATGGTGGCCGAACACGAGAGTTGCCGCGCGGCAAGAGCCACGCCTTGCGCATGGTTGCCCGCGCTCGCCGCCACCACCCCTCGCCGAAGCTGGGCGGGCGATAGTCGCGACATCGCGGCGTAAGCCCCGCGAAGCTTAAAACTAAACACCGGCTGGAGATCTTCCCGCTTGAGGAAGACCTCGCAACCGGTCCGCTGAGAGATCACAGGAGCGCATTCCAGCGGAGATTTGATCGCGACGTTGTACACGGCTGACGACCGTATCCGTTGCAGATACTCGGCAGGTGTCAGATGATCCAGTGTCGC is a window from the Armatimonadota bacterium genome containing:
- the ilvA gene encoding threonine ammonia-lyase, biosynthetic, coding for MTNPATLDHLTPAEYLQRIRSSAVYNVAIKSPLECAPVISQRTGCEVFLKREDLQPVFSFKLRGAYAAMSRLSPAQLRRGVVAASAGNHAQGVALAARQLSCSATIVVPVTTPEVKTRAIEALGATLVKHGDTYDDAYAHARELESEHNFVFVHPYDDPDVIAGQGTIGLELDEQLPKDCEAVFVAIGGGGLISGIALALKQLRPGIKVIGVEPEDSDAMFLSLRAGERVMLDRVGIFADGVAVKQVGAETFRIAKDWVDEVIVVTNDAICAAVKDVFEDRRAVLEPAGALAIAGLKEFAERNGLQGARLAAVACGANVNFDRLRHISERAALGEHSEAILAVRIPERPGSFRQLCETLGNRSITEFNYRMGDADDAIIFVGLHTKSAGEVETILAELSAKGFEAFDLTTNEIAKTHVRHMVGGKSAHATDERLFHFDFPERPGALLNFLNSLGQSWNISMFHYRNHGADKGRVLCGIQVPAATEDDFQRFLTQLGYDYSEETENLALRLFL